Within the Erigeron canadensis isolate Cc75 chromosome 6, C_canadensis_v1, whole genome shotgun sequence genome, the region gagagactgtttcTAGGTTCTAGTCTGCCGCACATGAGGATCGAATCCTTGACCATTGTATCTAGAGGCAAGGGTTCCAACCACTTGATCCAATTTGGTTGGTTATATAGGGGATAAAGATAGAGACTTGAAATGCTAACGTACCATGAACTTTTTTATTTGATCTACTTTTCCGGCGAATTAAAAGAATTTGTTAACATATGCACAAGTATCAAAGTTTCAAGGATTGTTTGAAAATAGTTGTGAACTTTCAACAGTTGTTCACATATGATCGTCGAATTTTGAGTTTTCCAATGACCATATATGTACAAATTCTAAACGTTTAGTTACCACTTACCATATCTAATCAATTTGAAAGTTTgatgataataaataaatacgacattatgtgaataaattttgaaagttcGTTGGGCAACCAGGGCAATAAATAATTTGTGGTGTAACTGCATACGAagtgaaaagtatgttggtatTCTACACCTTTATCCCTATACATAATCTCCAATAAAaccattacttttttttattaaatcattttgtgttttttggttaattatgttATTAAGATTGTGGTTTTAGTAATATgttgaatataaatataattgtagGACTTCATAATTCAAGGAGGTGATCCTACTGGTACAGGAAGAGGTGGAGAATCAATTTACGGGTATGGATATTTTTTTTTCGATATTTGACCTTATTATTGAAGTTAGttgggtgtttgggattgcgtaAGTTACCAATGCTTATTCTTAGAAAGTGTGTTAAAAATAGGTTACACATGAAAAGTGTTTTTATTTATCAGTGTAATTTGAGCAAACGAGtatttttctatctttaaaTCCAAGCACACAGAATGTGTTTACTGTGCTAATAAACGCTATAAGATATTAGCACGCGAAAGAAGTGCAATTCCAAAACTGAATAAGCATACTTTGTAAAAGGGTCAGTCACACTCACACCAAAATGTAGTCAACTATCTGTATTGTATCATTTGTATGTAGTGAAATTTATAAGTTACCTTTTAGAGTACCAAAATTTTGGTTTATTTCTATTGTATATAACGACCTCCTCATTAGCTAAATGtaattgtaagttttttttttgctaaatgTTAGAAAAGGTTAGATACATGCAATAGTAATGAAATGAAAGTTAGTTACaacttatatgtaattatgtaaagtTGGGAGTCTAATATACAACATAGCAAAACAAGGATAGTTAATAAACCCTGATGTATTAATCCTTAACTATATACTAAATGTGTATTTTTGAGAATAAAAAAATGGGTGTTGAATGTCTAATTTGGTTTAAGGCTTAAGTTGTAAGAATGCATTTTATTAATCTCAGTGTATCTGATTGCTTGAACGGAATACGAGTTGACATTTATAAAggattttgttatatgttttgAGAAACTATGTTGTTCTATCGACTTTGAATGGATGTGTAATTTTTTAAAGGTCAAAGTTTGAGGATGAGATTACTCCAAAGTTGAAGCATACTGGAGCTGGTATCTTATCTATGGCCAATGCTGGTCCTAATACCAACGGGAGTCAGTTCTTTATCACTTTGGCACCAGCTCAAACACTTGATGGTAATAGTTCTTTTCTTTAATCTTGTTGGATTATCGAGTCATATTAAGATGGGGAAAAGGTGTCTTTCATGCCCGATGTCTAAAGCCTAATATGAATGCTATTATTCACAATGCAAATCTGATCAAAGATACTCAATTCACCCTATGTATGATTCTCGCTATTGCCTGTGTGATTTCACTAACCCATTTGTAGTTTGATATTCTCTTATATCATTGGTAGATACGAACAATGTGTTTTCATTATTAGACATCTATTATTAAGATTGTAAGGTGTGTTATGAACTTATAAATTTTGTATACTCATAGATGGAAAAAATATGCAGCAGCCGACAAGAATAAAATTTTCAAGTCATAAGTTGTTTTAGCTTTTTTGTTGAGTATATTCAAACTGACTGTGCAATCTAGTAATGGTTTCAGTTCCATTATAGTAAAAAGTGACCATTGTCGCAAATCCTATTTTGAAGTTGTGTTATGTGTACATcttttatatgtaaaatgttCTTGACTGCGACTAGTCTAGCCCAAAGCAATCAGGTTTAGTATTTGTTTTTGCTAGATATCAGCTTAGGAAAATGATTTGGGGATAAAAGGGTTTGACTTAGTATATTTCTGTTGATTTATGGTGGCAGTCCCTTTATGAACTCCTTGATTATCTAATGTTTACCCAAGAAATACCTATCAAGTTTGTTTTGTTTCCATAAATCTTaacttatgttattataaatgACAGGAAAGCACACAATATTTGGAAGGGTATGCAGAGGAATGGAGATCGTCAAGAGACTCGGCAGTGTTCAAACTGATAATTCGGATAGGTATGTTGCTTTCTTAAGCTCTTTTATTCGTTGTTCCTGCACCTTCAGTTAAAGTGATATTACTCTTAAACTATTCGAAATCGAGTTTCACCCCTCTTTTAGCTTTAAATTTGCATGGCATGGATCTGTTATTGTTTAACTACTGTTATTATTTTTGCACCTCTTCTAAATTCTCGCCATCATGTGTGATCTTTGTCCaagataatatatttatatcaataatttagatttttgtttttgaaatgtCATGCTCTACTTCAGGCCAATCCATGACGTGAAAATACTTCGAACATCAGTGAAGGATTGATCCTAGTCAGTATTGTAGATGCAAAGCTTTTGGTGTTGGTGACTGTTATACTCTCAACAAGGTATTCAGTACCATCCATGCTTCCATTAATGTAACCTAATCATACAAGGTTGAAGATGAGTGCAGATTAACTCGATGAATGGTTAAAAATGTTGGTATCTTGTAATGTGATATTGCAACAAACTATTGTTTCGTTTCCCTTGTTCCAGCTTTTGTTGAGTTATTGGATTCTTTGCTTTTGCACAAAGAAGGTACTGTTTTATATAGACTAGAGGAGGTGGCAAGAGGGCCGGGTTATATGATAGGTCAAAACGGGTAATTTTTTAATATGGGTAaaaatgggttgggttgacgTGACAACATATGTTGTCCCTTATatgatgtttttttaaataaataaagaatgttttaaatcaaaaagtatacAGCTAATGTAATGTTCTAGGTAGACGGAAAACGGGTGAGGTTTTCCATGTTTAGGTTACTTAGGGAGGGCGAGTCTTTGACTCGGATGTACGTGGCCTAATTGGGGTTCTCCATAACTGTTTTCGGAAACCCACCCCTGAAGATGTTTGCGTAGGGAGGTTCAAACTTGAGACTCCTTTTGAGGACATTATGATCCTGACCACTATGCATTCTCGGTGGTGGTAAAAGTTACAATCTAGGTGTTTTCTGTAAAATTATCTTGTTAACTTTCACCATTTTTCCCGTAACCCATTGAATATTAAATACGACTAAAGTTTACCATGTTGAAGTTCACCATTTGACCCGTAACCTGTTGAACATTGAATACCGCTGAAGTTTACCCATTATGAAGTAcatgggttgaaattgccatCTCTACATGGATGTGTTTGATCCCATTATCTGTGATAATTGTCTTGTGCCATTCAATTTTTGGGAACATGGATGCATTAACAGTGGCTATAGCTCATATCTTTCTGTTTCTGCTTATAAacttgaagatatatatatataggggttaggtattgtaaaacaagtattaaagtaaaacaaataagacaagatcttgacccttgtaCAAAGATTCACAAAACAATTGATGCTTCATGATGCATGATTACTTTCACTAAAGagaaatctattgttttatttgttttactttaatacttgttttattttacctaaaaccgatatatataatatctaatgCTTCAATTCTTCAAATGGTTCAATACTGAAAAACATTGCTAAAACTTAAATAGAAACAAAGATTATGGGTTTCCAATGCACATCTCAGATCTTATTTCCAGAATGTAAAGCCCCACATTTGCGAAAACACTAAATGCAATGTTGGTCATATTGGAGGTTGCTTACAAAAATATGAGCAAATACACACGTTGCCATGGCATTTTCCAACACCAAATGGCTCTCTTTTGGTACACTTATGCTGGCATCTTTGCAGCTCACATTTCCTCTCCCTAGTCCTCTTTTCGCACGTGTGTTCTGGGATTCTGATAGCATGAGCAATACTGCAAGCTGATCATCACGAACGTTTTTTCAatacaaaagtaaaagaaaagcaTGTGATTGATGTTGGAATCGTGATAATGGAACGACTAAACCATAAACGAAAGACTGAACCAAGAAGAGAAAAACCTGAAATGAGAACTAGCAGGAACAGCAGAGCTGCCAATCTGCTTGATCTTGATGTCTTCATTTTCAGTCTTGATGCTTAGTCTTAAGGAACTTATAAAGGGTTGTTTTGTTGCCTTCCTTTATACAATGTGTAAGCCTCTACTTTATTCCATGTCTCTTATTTTGAGCCAAGAGAGTTTTGATGTGTGTGTTCAAGTTTTTATTTTGACTGCTGTCATGATTACTTTACTAAAGTAAGTGAAATGATATTTAGAAATTCATGCAGTATCAATCaatttgtaagttgtaacataTCCACTCTTAAGTTTAGGACTTTATTAGTATAAAAACTCAAGGAGCTTTAATACCATAGTACCATAGTTATTAAACCATATAGAAAACCATGAATTGGGaccattttctttattttaatagaaTCGTTGAGGTTAATAGGT harbors:
- the LOC122605238 gene encoding peptidyl-prolyl cis-trans isomerase CYP18-2; translated protein: MPGAEGGPPEVTLETSMGSLTVEMYDKHAPKTCKNFIELSRRGYYNNVKFHRIIKDFIIQGGDPTGTGRGGESIYGSKFEDEITPKLKHTGAGILSMANAGPNTNGSQFFITLAPAQTLDGKHTIFGRVCRGMEIVKRLGSVQTDNSDRPIHDVKILRTSVKD